DNA from Rosa rugosa chromosome 6, drRosRugo1.1, whole genome shotgun sequence:
TCGGCGGCACGTACTTGCCTGAACCAGACGGTTGGccaagggaaccaaggataacgttaggatctcctaacgtcttattcaacacttctctaGCTTGGTTCAGCTcggctctttgcatggccacctcggttgcgagaTTCTCTCCATCTTTACGAAGACTTGCCATATCAGACGCCGCCTGCTTCGTATGGTTCGCAATAATCTCTATTAATCCTTTGTGGCTCTGGTTCTGGTCCTCTGCAATACTTGTAGCATGAGCCCTTAGCGAATTCTCTGTTTGTGAGATTTGTTCTGTAGTCTTCTCTGACTGTCGGGAAAGACGCTCGTTTATCTCACGTATAATCTTGTCTGTCCTCGCGTTTTCCCTTTCAAAATCAGCGGAAATCCACCTGCTATGATTTTCgacattttccatcatgatcGCGAGCGCGACCTCGgaggtcgctccctctggaataggctcGCAACGAAAGCCTCTATTCCTCCACTCCCCACTGTATTGGAGATAGTGGTAGTGACAGGCTCATTGGCCTGAGTAGCAGTAGCAGTCTGACCCTCAGCAGCGGTCTGGTGATTCTCTCCTTGTTCCGTTGACATATTGGAGGATTCGGAATGGAGAGAGAATCTTTGAataacttgttcttcagaaagaccacgacactcCGCACGAGGATGCGGtgtgtaactggaggtcttatgctttgagcagttagcgtagcccttttggtaagggttttcgcttgacttcccaatggctaacgttcacgaagagacactcgttggtcccactgggcgtgccaaaatgtttggcgcaaaaaccagttggcttgcaaactgtctcttttgagcgtatgcgcaggcgtgccagcaccgtggggtgcagtcgtcggggtagtcccttgacctgacttcttcttcaagcgtctgtggacgaggagagcaccaacctcgccacaaggttcttctctagccttccggggaaggacttcttgccttacggataaggactttgggtgtgatctcttcgcgtcaccgaatcgatacttagtgttttagactaagcagagcaatcactgggaagtttgggagaaagcacgggcttgtgctaaagcgtgactttagcttcgctgggttgcgagggcgttacccttgcttcgctggtagtaacggtggcggttgcgctagcagtcggctcctggggagactaggactgaaagtacggtcgccgggttgatctggtgatgctgacagtcggctcttggagagactgggactgacgcgcggtcaccgggtttcaacgaggttgaaggtttgctccggggaggctttgtaatcgctaggattgattgatttgagagaggtctttaattcgtccttgaaacctggtatatatacctagggtttcgactgctccttgccacagaaggattattggttgaagtttcctattcaatcctcgctacccgactccaataaggtttcgttttccttatggatcacggaatgggtgaagctgtaacccaaacccgagtaggcttatttttgggccgcaggtatcggcccgctgtgctgaatccactaaaggatcttgccaaaattacttttgggctcaaacagacTGGATCGTCGGAGCCCCTTTGACTGATACCACACCGGTGCCCAATCACTTAAGAGATTTTGATTGTCCTTTTCATTGTGTAGTTGATTCCTCCGGACCTTGGAGAAATTGTGCTCCAACAGACACGAACAATATCAACTAGCTTTGTTATGATTTATTTTGTGTATCAATTAGCATTAGTGCTATAGTGGACTTGGATAGTTGGATTAGAATCGAGTACTTTTCCTTATATGTACATGGACATAATACCATATAAACCTCCTTGAAAGATGAATATAATCAACACATTATTCCCATATACTTTCAGATAAGTTGAAGTTTTTGCAAATGATACAAAGCACCAGTATGGTACACTTATGCGCAAATCATCACTACAAGCTGTAAGTCACACAAGGCTACACATACTATCAATTTTAACTGTTTCCTGACTTGCGAATGAGTTCCACAATTAGAAGAAGTTCTTGTCCTTCAAACTTTCAACTGTATCCTTCAGAGACACTTCAAGCGGAATATACTTTACCCCCAAAGTTTGGGCTCTTTGCTTGGACACCTGGTAAGTTGGTGAGAAAGGCTCGTCATCTGCACATCTGTCAAATATAGAGACTAGATTGTGAAGTCCCAATATTCTGTATCGGCAATTATGTAAGTGTTTACATTACCGGACTATACTGAACATAACATGTACTTTTAGAAAGTACTGAAAACACAACAAGGTGAAAAGGCAGGGATATAGAAAAGATCTATTTACAAATATTAACTTGACCAAATAAACTCCCTCCCcctctcttaaaaaaaaataatgtaggCTTAAAACAAATATTGTCCAAATTTACGTTTGATAGGTACTCTCACTCATGCCAGAAGTAACATGCATTGTGTATCCTTGTAAGCACATACCGACCATGCAAGAGGGAAAGTTCTAGCAGAAATGTACCATTAATGACCAAGTAGACCTGCACTAGTCTTACGACTACCTCTAAAACACATGGAGGAATGGCATGTCACAATTTGATTATACTAGCAACTTACTTATCTGGAAGATTGAGAGCAGGGGAGATCTCGTGCAACATTTTCACAACCTCTGAACAGTGTTTTACGCTTCCAACTAAACAATAACGTCCACTAGCTGATAGGTTTTCAAAGGCTAGAATATGGGCATTAGCAACATCTCTAACATCAACAAATCCATAAGTTTTGTTGGGAAACTTTTCGGTCCCTGCATCAATTAGACTATTATGAGGAACAATAATTTCTTGGCAGATTGTTTAAGACGGGTATCAAGCTGAAGTGCAAACTAACTTCCACTTTAAGTTCATAACACAAAGCTACCAGGCAACATAGGAATGACAATTTGGCAATATGACATATTGTGTGAAAGAAATTTTCGAACATTACATCCCTCAACCTGACTCCCCACCCCCTTTTCAGCAGAAATATCCGTATATAATCATGCAAATGATTAAATTGTGAATGTGGAAGCAGCTAGCATTTCAGTATAGTAGTTATAAACGCACAAGAATCGCAAATTGATGATAAAATGATTATTCGAATGACACTAATGAAAACACTCTAAAGGATGTGCTCAAGAATAATCATTATTCAAGATGTGCTCACTCAATATAAAATGACTAGTAGTACTGagatcaattatatatatagggccatCAAGGCAAGGGTTCAAATGCAAGGTCTGTTATACAAAATGTGGAAGTTCTAGCAGATCATCAGATTCTCCCCATGATAgataaaatgataaaaaaaaaaaaaaaaaaaacatgtgctCAGATCTAAGTAATGCAATATTTTCAATAAAAGTACCATTTACGAGTTTCAGAACTATTTCATCACTAAAGTTCAGAGTTGGCTGTAAAAGAGGGCCAATCACCCATCCcggatttattgtaataatatCAATTCCTTTCTCTTTTGCAAACTTCCAAGCAGCTTCCTCAGCTAATGTCTTTGAAAGCATATACCAAAGCTGATGAAAACCAATCTCTCAGTAAATACAATACACATAGTTTTTATGGCTTGAAAGCATTGAGATCGAACTCGTATCAAGTTATAGCATGGTATGCTAGGCAACCACAAAAACCATTTACACACAAACCTTTGTTTTTTCACAAAAAGCAGGATCTGAAAACCAAGATTCATCGATTATTACATCAGCAGTAAGAGGTTTTCCATTATATCCAACTGCTGCTATAGAGGATGTTATAACCACCCTTTTGATAGACTGAACCTTCACACACGATCCAAGGACATTAAGCGTTCCCTTCAAAGCAGGGTCAATTAATTCTGCCTGACAACGATTAAGAGCTAGCAACATTATAGTGCATATTGATCTAGATTTTGCAGGTAAAACTGCATCAATAACGCTTGGCAGAGTAACAAATAGAACTGAATTTCATAAACTGTTGGCTTAAGATGCGACAAAGAAAAATTGGTAAACGTTTTGAAGAATGTAAAGTAAGAGATGAACCTGCGGATTAGTAGATGAGACTGAGAGTAGGACAGGGGACGCCGTATGGAAAAGACATTCACATCCATGAATTGCCGTATCAAAAGACCCTTCTTCTAACAAGTctgctttgaacaaatgaagcctTTCCTTTGCTCCATCAAGTGAGAGTAGGTGTTCTGTTTTCTTTTGATCGTCTGGAGCATGCAAAAACAGAACTTGCTCAATTAAGAGTGAAAACTAAAACCCAGATATTTAATCTGAAGATTAGTGAAAGAACTGGCTAAATTGAGCAAGTTAAATGGATTAAAAGTTGAAAAACAGAACGGGAAGGCAGACAGAAAAGAGAAGTGATGGAACAAACCTGGGTCCCGAACCGTGGCTTTGACAGTATAACCTCGTTGCAATAAGAGCTTCACCAGCCATGATGCTATGAAACCAGATGCTCCCGTCACACACACAACCTTGTTTTCTCCGCAGCTCATCCTTTTTTCTCTTGTTCGCTCTGCTAGGAAGCGAGTAAGCTgagtttttttctatttttggtaaATGAAGGAAACAGGCTTCAAACAAAGCGAGGCAAACaacttggttttgttttttaacAAGGACAATGGAGACCACGCAGCTCAACAACTCATGCAAATATAATTAAATGCCCTTGACTGCAGGGTCATGTTAGAATAATTAATGTATTAGCTGATGGTTCGTTttcactttttgtttttttatttttattttattttatttttgtgcgAAAATGGGGAAGATTGTTTCATCTTTTAAAAGCAATTTAGAATAGAGAGACTATCaaaccaaaatttaaaaaatctTAAACTGAGAGCCTAAAAGCTTTCGGGGAGAAATCTATAAATTTTGATTTATTCCCTCAATTTTACTTTAACTTCGACTTTTTAACTATCTTAAAAAATGGATCCAGATAATTACAATGTCTCGCGGAAAGGatgactacgcacaccattctctgAAATAGGCAACTATTTTTGGAGGTGTTGCCCACAATTCCTCTATGACAACTATGGAGGTCCATCAAATCTTGTCCTTGGTAGTGTAAAAGCCCAGTGCCCAGTTTGCTTTGCTCAACAATACCATACCATCACAGAGACTCTCTACGCTCCTCAGACTGGAATGACCCTTTTGATCTTTAGAGGTATTTGAGCCAAAGGATATCATGCGCAAACTCATTATGAAAATAGGAATGAATTCCTTTGatcacctctaatgattgcggtcataaacgcatcttagagaagtttatgtgtctctctagagGACTATATGCCACGACTATTCGagctattgaatccaataatgttaTAAGAGATGATCTCTtagattctgacacatattggTTTTGGCACAACAGATTAGGTCATCCtagtcgtgatatgatgatctgtatACTTAAGACTTCACATAGACATCCTTTCTTTCAAGCTACACGAATCAAGAATCATAAGGCGATATATTCCTCAAACAACAAAATGTGGTTCCATACTTCATTTAACTGTCGCCGCTGCCGCACACTTCTGACCACTTGCCAATGAGGCTGTGACTCCCTCTCGGCCTCTTCTTGCTTCTTACGCCATCTGTGGTGTCCTGGTCATGAATTATGCCTCTTCGGCCAACCAACTTCCTCATCGGTTATTGCTAAGATCCATAGCTCATTCTAAAAACCCTGTTCCTTAgaaaaattaggatcgagaccgtTTTAAGTAAAAGATTCCAAAGGCTCTATCTCATTCATACAAAGAATCCAAAGGGATATTTGTGGATCCATCCAACCAACTTCCAGACTATTTAGGTACTTTATAGTATTGGTTGACGCGttgacacgctggtcacatgtcgcgctctTATCAACCCGTAACGATTCTCATGCTAAACACCTAGCTCATTTGATTACGAGCTCACCACACGGATTATCTAATTTAGTCAATTCGACTCattaatgctggagagtttacataaaAACTTtcaatgactattgcatgtACAGTGGAATTGATGTTGAACACtggttccccatgttcatatcCAAAACGGATCTCGCGGAAGCCGCCATTAAAAGATTATAAATGGTTGCTCGAACGTTGGTTATGCACACCAACCTTCTAATTTTCACATGTGTTATGCAATTTTGCACGCAACTATACTCATTCGTTTAAGGCCTACTACAACCCAGCCTTTTTCTACATCACAATTGGTGATTGGGTACAAGCCTGACATCtagcacttacgcatttttgggtgcgCAGTTTATGTGTTGATTGTACCACTACAACGTACCAAAATGGGACTTCAAAGAAGAATGGGTATATaggttggatatgattctccttCAATCATTTGCTATTTAGAACCCTTGATAGGCAATCTATTTACACaagatttgcgaattgtcactttgatgagacagtcttcctatCATTAGAggaagataagaacatcaaGATTCAACTGGAAGAACGTGAATTGTCGTGGTATATATGTctccactttgtctcatcttgatccccaaaccaCATCGTCCAAAACTGAAGTGCAGGGAATtatcgatcttcagaacataGCAGATTCATTGACTAATGCGTTTTCTGACATTGCTGAAGTGACGATTTCACACATAGCTACTGCAGACGTGCCAGCAATGATAGATGTCCCCACCAGAAGATGTAGAAAAGCCCGGGTGGGAGCCAGGCTGGGCTCCGCCACCTGATGAGGGTGACAAGACCAATGAGACCACGATTCCCGCAAGGAAGCGCAAGGTAACCTTTGCAGTCAATAGATTCttataaaagaaaaatggccaATTCAGCATAAACCAATCCATTAGACATCGATCTTCATGATCTATCCCATGATAATATTTTGGATTGCTATTATGTCTAGGAGACATCTTTGGATTACTGTTATGTCTAAAAATAGAATATGCAACCTATGGACGTGGTTAccacatatctctatggggatctagatacagagatatacatgaaggtttcTGATGGACTTCAACTACTCGAATCGAGTAGCTTTCTGCCATGGAGCGCTTTTTCGATTAGATTGAAGTGCTCAATTTacgaattaattaaatcaatcCGGATGGATGTTGTATAACCATCTAAGTAAATACTTGATTGGAAATGGATATATCAACAATGAATTATGCCCATATGTTTTCATTAAGAGGACAAGTTTCAGGTTTGCTATTTTTGCactgtatgttgatgacatgaacctaattggactCTAgaagagttaaaggaaactgaaGAGTACTTGAAATTTGAAttcgagatgaaagatcttggaaaacacggttttgcctcgaaGTAGAATATGAGCACTGTGCCGATAGAATTTTTTAGTTCATCAATCGACCTACATACAAAAGATACTCAggtgctttaatgaagataaagccaAGCCTAGtagcactcccatgattgtTCGAAATCTTGATCCCGAAAAATGATCCATTTTGTCCcaaagaagatgagaaaatGTGTTAGAGACCGAAGTGCGCTACCTTATTCACAaggaacttgttagctagatctAGCTCTGCGCTCATGAATCGTCATTAGACAACTGTAAAGAACATCTTTTGATACCCAAGgggtacgatagatatgggcctattttatccctacagagtaAATTTTAATCGTTATGTGATGGAATAGGAAGAATCGCGGCCGCCAGACAGAAGTCCCCACGATCGGTACCTTCGCCGGCAGGTGTACCATCGCGGCCACCTACCTTCATCGAAATCCTAGTGATATTCTGATGgatttgctgatgttgggtacctctcAGACCTGCACAAAGGTCTTTTCCAAACCACTTATGTATTTACCACGTGAAATAccgcgatatcttagaggtctactgAGCAGACCCAGGTCGCTACATCTTCAAATCATGTAGAGATTACTGCTTTTCAAGAAACAGTTCGTGAATATATATGGcttagatccataattacgcctATTCGAAGTACATGTGATTTGAAGTgaaccacagatgaacctacacgCATATATCAGGATAATGCCGCTTGCATTgaataaatgaagcaaggcttCATAAAAattgacaacaccaagcatatatcgccaaagttcttttataattagCAACAACAAGTCCTCCTCAATATATAACGAAGTGAATCAAGTCTGATCTGAGAATAATGTGGCAAATTTATTTACTAAGTCTTGCCCAAGACCACATTCCAAAAACATATGAATAACATTGGTCTATGAACATTATCCGATGTCCTACGATTGTAAAAATCAGGGGAAAATGTTTACATAAGGGGGAGGTTTGATGCCTACAAGGTATTCTCAAAATGTGACGCATGTTatactctttttccccttcgactgaggttattttttATCCCAAAagatttttgttactcgataaACTTTTTAACGAGACAGCGTGAAAAGTGTCATCGACATTCATGACATCACGTTTGGATATCACAAGAGAGAATGTTGCAGTGAACCTAGTTTTGGTGTGATTGGTCCAAACTGGAATGTGAATCTTTATATAATAGGGAGAGTATATTTAGTTATAGATTTCCTATTCATATTATGAATAGGATTCTAAATCTTTATACTCTTGTCC
Protein-coding regions in this window:
- the LOC133717693 gene encoding phenylacetaldehyde reductase-like; translated protein: MSCGENKVVCVTGASGFIASWLVKLLLQRGYTVKATVRDPDDQKKTEHLLSLDGAKERLHLFKADLLEEGSFDTAIHGCECLFHTASPVLLSVSSTNPQAELIDPALKGTLNVLGSCVKVQSIKRVVITSSIAAVGYNGKPLTADVIIDESWFSDPAFCEKTKLWYMLSKTLAEEAAWKFAKEKGIDIITINPGWVIGPLLQPTLNFSDEIVLKLVNGTEKFPNKTYGFVDVRDVANAHILAFENLSASGRYCLVGSVKHCSEVVKMLHEISPALNLPDKCADDEPFSPTYQVSKQRAQTLGVKYIPLEVSLKDTVESLKDKNFF